A region of the Desulfovermiculus halophilus DSM 18834 genome:
GTTTGTCAAGAAATTTGTGGGATTTTTGACCCATGAAGAAGTAATGAAGGTCCTGGATACAGTGGATCTGAAAAAAAGCGGAGGATTTCGTGATTACACAATCATCCATCTGCTCTATGATTCCGGGGCCAGGGCTGGGGAAGCAGCCTCCTTGCACCTTGAGTATTTTGATCCATCCCAGAAGACATTGGCGATTCTGGGCAAAGGAAACCGCTATCGGCAAATCGAGCTCTGGCCCAAGACGACCCAGCTTCTTTCCATGTATATCCAGAAATACCGGCTAAAGCCCAAACCCATGCACCAGGATGTTTTGTTTCTAAATCAGCGAAGGCAAGGATTCACCAGGCACGGGATCCACCGCCTGTGCCGAAAATACTTGCTTCTCGCCCTTGGAGAAGACAAGCTCAAAAACCTCAATCCCGTGCATTGCTTCCGTCACTCGTGCGCTATTCGCATGCTGGGAGCAGGCTATAGCTTAACAGACATCAAAAATCACCTGGGTCATGAAAATCTGCAGTCCACCATGGTCTATCTGAAAATGGACTTAAGCCGTAAGCGTGAGCTGCAAAAGAAATTCATTGCCTACACCCAAAACCTTACCCAGGACGATAAGCTGGATGATCTGCTGGATTGGGAAAAAGAACAGGAAACCTTGAACTGGCTGGACAGCCTGTAGAAATAATTGTGGGCAGTATACAGGATGCAATCAAATCATACTAAAGCATAAAATTATGTTCTCAGTCAAAAATCATTATGTTGTGTACAGAAACATCCCAATAATATCAATGGAGTTATTCAATTACACCAAAATATACTCCATCGTAATTATTTACGCATGATTAGGAAAACTCGCAACATAAGGGACAGG
Encoded here:
- a CDS encoding tyrosine-type recombinase/integrase, with the protein product MNLTSCLHTFFDQYLPKTKGVSKNTIQAYRQTFGLFVPFAAMSLQREAKSLQIEHLTTQLILDFLDHLEVGRNNCARTRGHRLAAFKSLARMIRFLYPEHNDLTERILSIPQKRFVKKFVGFLTHEEVMKVLDTVDLKKSGGFRDYTIIHLLYDSGARAGEAASLHLEYFDPSQKTLAILGKGNRYRQIELWPKTTQLLSMYIQKYRLKPKPMHQDVLFLNQRRQGFTRHGIHRLCRKYLLLALGEDKLKNLNPVHCFRHSCAIRMLGAGYSLTDIKNHLGHENLQSTMVYLKMDLSRKRELQKKFIAYTQNLTQDDKLDDLLDWEKEQETLNWLDSL